Genomic DNA from Pigmentiphaga litoralis:
TGGCGCGCGCTGTCGAAAGACGAGTCGTCTTTCATGGCGCCCGCCTTTGTCGAGGCCGGGGCGACAGTTGTCGCCGTCAACTATTCGCTGGCGCCGGGGGCATCGCTGGACGAGATCGTGCGGCAGTGCCGCGCGGCGCTCGCCTGGGTCGCGCACAAGATCCATCGTTACCACGGTGATCCTGCACGCATCCATATCGCCGGCAGTTCGGCGGGCGGCCACCTGGTGGGCATGCTGCTGGCCGACGGGTGGCACGCCGACTTCGGCATCGCGCCGGACACGGTCAAAAGCGCGACGCCGGTCAGCGGCCTGTTCGATCTGGAACCGCTGATCAACACGCACGTCAACGCGTGGATGCATCTGGACGCCGAGTCGGCGGCGCGGCTCAGTCCCCTGCAGCACTTGCCCACGCAGGGGTGTCCGCTGATCGTGTCGTACGGCGAAACCGAGACCGCCGAATTCGCGCGCCAGAGCCGGCAATACCTGGACGCCTGGCACCACCGCGGCTTTGCGGGTCAGTACATCGACATGCCCGGCACCAACCACTTCGACGTCATCCTGCACCTGGCCGACCCGGCCTCGCCCCTGACCCTGGCGGTGTTTGCCGCCATGGGCATCGGCCCGGCGTCCGCACCTTCTGCCGAGAGACCCACCTGACATGTCCGCGACCCTCTTTTTTGCCCAGGCGCTGAACGGCATCCAGCTCGGCGTCCTGCTGTTCCTGCTCGCCGCCGGCCTGACCCTGGTGTTCGGCATCATGAACTTCGTGAACCTGGCGCACGGCTCGCTGTACATGATGGGCGCCTTCATCGCCGCTACCCTCTACAACCACACCGGGTCCTTCCTGCTGTCGGCGGTGGGCGTGGTGGTGGCCATGATCGCGATCGGCTTCCTGCTCGATCGCATTGCCCTGTCCAGGCTGTACGACCGCGATCACCTGGACCAGGTGCTGGCCACGTTCGGCATGATCCTGTTCTTCAATGAACTGACGCGCATCATCTGGGGACCGTCGCCCTACAACATGCAGGTGCCGCCGATGCTGGAAGGCACCATCGACCTGTTCGGCATCGCCTATCCGCTGTACCGCTTCATGATCATCGTGGTCGGACTGGTCGTGGCCCTGGGCTGCTATCTGCTGATCCACAAGACGCGGGTCGGCATGCTGATCCGCGCCGGATCGTCCAACCGCATGATGGTGGGCGCGCTGGGCGTGAACATCCGCATGCTGAACACCTTGCTGTTCGCGCTGGGCGCGGCGCTGGCCGGCATTGCCGGACTGATGGCCGGTCCCATTTTGTCGGTGCAGACCGGCATGGGCGAACCGGTGCTGATCCTGACGATGGTGGTGATCGTGATCGGCGGCATCGGGTCGGTGCGCGGCGCCTTCCTGGCCGCCCTGATCGTCGGCGTCGTCGACACGCTGGGCCGTTCCATGCTGCCGTGGATCCTGCGCGAAGTGCTGTCGCCCTCGGCCGCCAACGCCGCCGGTCCGGCCATTGCGTCCATGCTCATCTACGTGATGATGGCGCTCATTCTTGCCCTGCGACCGCAAGGCCTGTTCCCCGTACGTCACGGCTAGGAGCCGATGTGAAGATGACTCCCCGCACGATAGCCACCGTGCTGATCCTGCTGTTCCTGGGCTGCGTGCCCATCTACGCGCAGATCGCCGGTGAACCGTTCTACCTTGCCCTGTTCGGGCGCGTGCTGGTCTATGCGATTGCCGCCGTGTCGCTCAATCTGCTGCTGGGGTATGGCGGCCTGGTCAGTTTCGGCCATGCCCTGTTCCTGGGGCTGGGCGCGTATTCGGTCGGCATCCTGAGCCACCACGGCATCGACAACGGCTGGCTGCACCTGCTGGCCGCCGTCGTCGTCTGCGGCATCGTGGGCCTGATCAGCGGCGCGGTGGTGCTGCGCACGACCGGCATCGCCTTCATCATGATCACGCTGGCCTTCGCCCAGATGTTCTATTTCCTGACCGTCAGCCTGAACGAATACGGCGGCGACGACGGCATGTCGATCTTCCAGGGCAGC
This window encodes:
- a CDS encoding alpha/beta hydrolase is translated as MGTAPYAHYSPEDLDRQYNARATVDDLAPILARYAEESRAARDTLTCHTGVAYGPHPDETLDIFPARQPGSPVLIFVHGGYWRALSKDESSFMAPAFVEAGATVVAVNYSLAPGASLDEIVRQCRAALAWVAHKIHRYHGDPARIHIAGSSAGGHLVGMLLADGWHADFGIAPDTVKSATPVSGLFDLEPLINTHVNAWMHLDAESAARLSPLQHLPTQGCPLIVSYGETETAEFARQSRQYLDAWHHRGFAGQYIDMPGTNHFDVILHLADPASPLTLAVFAAMGIGPASAPSAERPT
- a CDS encoding branched-chain amino acid ABC transporter permease, translating into MSATLFFAQALNGIQLGVLLFLLAAGLTLVFGIMNFVNLAHGSLYMMGAFIAATLYNHTGSFLLSAVGVVVAMIAIGFLLDRIALSRLYDRDHLDQVLATFGMILFFNELTRIIWGPSPYNMQVPPMLEGTIDLFGIAYPLYRFMIIVVGLVVALGCYLLIHKTRVGMLIRAGSSNRMMVGALGVNIRMLNTLLFALGAALAGIAGLMAGPILSVQTGMGEPVLILTMVVIVIGGIGSVRGAFLAALIVGVVDTLGRSMLPWILREVLSPSAANAAGPAIASMLIYVMMALILALRPQGLFPVRHG